In one Pseudomonadota bacterium genomic region, the following are encoded:
- a CDS encoding class II fructose-bisphosphate aldolase — translation MAARIGANMVHQTSAIKVFTNRADIMSNGLRGATISKGALHIDNVDAFKGSLPTLAANAADFGDRSAPADVQALSRWIIGEGAQQLNVKLASPQEAYVAIAEGRINREMSFPAVNIRVGTLDCARALFKAANDNKVGALITEIARSEMGYTNQSPAEYAAVLQAAAMLEGFEGPLFLQGDHVQLKSAPVREGGTPAAKEINTHRKLIQELLAAGFGSIDLDMSPFERRTEENLSFEEQQAENARLTAEKIADVRALEKELGIPWTVLLGGETGEVGKMNTRKEDLEAYAEGIIANMKRLGIDPALGIRKIAVNDGTAHGGTPLPDGSVADVSIAFEILRMATDFGKKYGWAGSVQHGASTLPNNAFSLFPQNKAVEVHLATGFQNITFDNGIYKVKGAQSEIEQFLADKFRGDWKAGKTFAQFAYSTRKQATGPFKWMIWTMPEDVRAKVAENLYDQFAFLFGQLGVVDTKDLIAKHTTLHDFHLAYPEEVGTSSAASGKEDTSDLAD, via the coding sequence ATGGCAGCAAGAATTGGAGCGAATATGGTTCATCAAACATCAGCGATAAAAGTATTTACAAATAGAGCAGATATAATGAGTAATGGCTTAAGAGGTGCAACTATCAGTAAGGGTGCGCTTCATATAGATAATGTTGATGCCTTTAAGGGTTCATTGCCGACATTGGCGGCTAATGCGGCGGATTTTGGTGACAGGAGCGCTCCAGCGGATGTGCAGGCATTGTCCAGATGGATAATAGGCGAAGGCGCACAACAACTGAATGTAAAGCTGGCCTCACCGCAGGAAGCGTATGTTGCCATAGCGGAGGGCCGAATAAATAGAGAAATGTCTTTTCCTGCAGTCAATATTCGCGTAGGCACGTTAGATTGTGCAAGAGCGCTGTTCAAGGCTGCCAATGATAACAAAGTCGGGGCACTTATCACTGAGATCGCCCGTTCAGAAATGGGCTATACCAATCAAAGCCCGGCGGAATATGCCGCGGTCCTTCAAGCTGCGGCAATGCTGGAAGGTTTTGAGGGTCCGCTTTTCTTGCAAGGCGATCATGTGCAGTTAAAATCCGCACCGGTCAGAGAAGGCGGAACTCCGGCCGCAAAGGAAATAAATACACACAGAAAGCTTATTCAGGAATTATTGGCAGCAGGTTTTGGGTCAATCGATCTTGACATGTCTCCTTTTGAGCGAAGAACCGAAGAAAATCTATCTTTTGAAGAGCAGCAAGCAGAAAATGCCAGATTAACTGCCGAGAAAATTGCTGATGTAAGGGCACTGGAAAAAGAGCTTGGAATTCCCTGGACAGTGTTATTGGGTGGAGAAACTGGCGAGGTCGGTAAGATGAATACCAGGAAGGAAGACCTTGAAGCCTATGCTGAAGGTATTATTGCAAATATGAAACGGTTGGGAATTGACCCTGCGCTTGGTATTCGTAAGATAGCTGTAAATGATGGTACTGCCCACGGAGGCACCCCGCTTCCAGATGGATCAGTAGCCGATGTTTCTATAGCTTTTGAAATATTGAGGATGGCAACAGATTTTGGTAAAAAATACGGATGGGCTGGTTCAGTTCAGCATGGGGCATCAACTTTACCGAATAATGCCTTTAGCTTGTTTCCTCAAAATAAAGCTGTAGAAGTACATCTTGCTACCGGTTTTCAAAACATCACCTTTGATAACGGAATCTATAAAGTAAAAGGTGCACAGAGTGAAATAGAACAGTTTTTAGCTGACAAATTTAGAGGAGACTGGAAAGCCGGTAAGACTTTTGCACAGTTTGCATACAGCACGCGTAAACAAGCGACAGGTCCTTTCAAATGGATGATATGGACTATGCCGGAAGATGTCCGGGCAAAAGTTGCAGAGAATCTATATGACCAGTTTGCTTTCTTGTTTGGACAACTTGGGGTAGTTGATACAAAAGATTTAATTGCCAAGCATACTACACTCCATGATTTTCATCTGGCGTACCCGGAAGAGGTAGGAACTTCTTCTGCTGCAAGTGGTAAAGAAGATACCAGCGATTTGGCAGATTAG
- a CDS encoding ATP-dependent 6-phosphofructokinase produces MKIAILTGGGDCPGLNGAIKWVTKTALDPKLAEKRSVSFEVIGVADGWRGLVEVDPDDPKSCDRYLRYLDGEIVRAWDRYGGTNLGTSRTNPFNPKNDRSDKLIDNIKRLGIDVLVAIGGEDTLGVAYKLHKLGIKTVGIPKTIDNDLVGTEYSLGFDTAVNVIMEEIDRLRTTAGSHGRIFVVETMGRHAGWLALHGGECSGAYIILIPEYLFDMNQVCELLRERRGREINYSIIVVSEGAKPSGQHEFLRDGKIDDFGHTSLGGIASYVAGEIEKQTGFESRSLILSHLQRGGTPSAHDRLMARWFGIATVDMIINEDFGRMVSLVQGEIRSVPMKEILNKLKLVDVEKYYDTERYNGRRSIM; encoded by the coding sequence CTGAAAATAGCTATTTTAACAGGTGGAGGAGATTGCCCCGGCCTGAACGGTGCAATCAAATGGGTAACAAAAACCGCTCTTGATCCAAAGCTCGCTGAAAAGCGATCTGTTTCTTTTGAAGTTATCGGTGTTGCTGATGGCTGGAGGGGATTGGTAGAGGTTGACCCTGATGATCCGAAAAGTTGCGATCGATACCTCAGGTATCTGGATGGAGAGATTGTTCGGGCATGGGACCGTTATGGTGGAACAAACTTAGGAACCTCACGTACAAACCCGTTCAATCCAAAAAATGATCGTTCTGATAAATTAATTGATAATATTAAAAGGCTTGGGATAGACGTACTTGTTGCGATTGGTGGAGAAGATACGCTTGGTGTTGCCTATAAATTACACAAACTGGGTATCAAGACGGTAGGTATTCCCAAAACTATTGACAATGACCTTGTAGGAACCGAATATTCGCTCGGTTTTGATACCGCTGTTAATGTAATTATGGAGGAAATTGACCGGCTGAGAACCACTGCAGGTTCTCACGGCCGGATCTTTGTTGTTGAAACAATGGGACGCCATGCAGGATGGCTCGCCCTCCACGGAGGTGAATGCAGCGGTGCATATATCATTTTGATACCTGAATACCTTTTTGATATGAACCAGGTATGCGAACTCCTTCGTGAGCGAAGGGGACGGGAAATAAATTATTCAATTATTGTCGTTTCTGAAGGGGCAAAACCTTCGGGACAGCATGAATTTCTAAGAGATGGCAAGATAGATGACTTCGGACACACCTCACTTGGAGGAATAGCAAGTTATGTAGCCGGTGAGATTGAAAAACAAACAGGATTCGAATCGCGCAGTCTCATCTTGAGTCATTTACAACGGGGAGGCACGCCATCCGCACATGATCGTTTAATGGCCAGATGGTTTGGCATTGCCACTGTTGATATGATTATCAACGAGGATTTTGGACGCATGGTAAGCCTTGTACAGGGTGAAATCAGAAGCGTTCCCATGAAAGAGATCCTCAATAAATTGAAACTTGTTGACGTGGAAAAATATTATGATACCGAACGGTACAATGGCCGCAGATCAATAATGTAG
- a CDS encoding formyltransferase family protein → MTVKLIYDPSSGPIRYACGVSGSGTNYDKIYERDPDKQHLVFSNAPLCAGVLKAKDRGVPVALLDSARYFREMWGLEKIPRYGIERNSYDMAIMTLMEQGLNGRPDLICLAGYDLWIGDWMANRYFPHILNVHPGDARKYVGLGWRPTAKAILAEENSVKSTVFFVDASDDGGPILVQSRSLPLSTWDDELRDIRRFAEKTDARTLPQFREAAQRERNMLYTSLEQVSASIQEVLRTEGDWQIYPFVVHELIAKGRVALDDRTVYIDGVRMPAEGWQVDTYGFAGNIG, encoded by the coding sequence ATGACAGTGAAATTGATTTACGATCCATCATCCGGGCCAATCAGGTACGCCTGCGGCGTTTCTGGCTCGGGAACCAATTATGATAAAATATACGAGCGGGACCCCGATAAACAGCACCTCGTTTTCAGTAACGCACCTCTTTGTGCAGGGGTATTGAAAGCAAAAGACCGTGGTGTTCCTGTAGCCTTGCTGGATTCTGCGAGATATTTCAGGGAGATGTGGGGACTTGAAAAGATTCCCAGGTACGGTATTGAGAGAAACAGCTATGACATGGCAATCATGACGCTTATGGAGCAGGGGTTGAACGGCAGACCGGATCTCATATGCCTGGCCGGATACGACCTGTGGATAGGGGACTGGATGGCCAATAGATACTTTCCGCACATTCTCAATGTCCATCCTGGTGATGCGAGAAAATACGTAGGGCTTGGGTGGAGGCCTACTGCCAAAGCAATACTGGCTGAAGAAAACAGTGTGAAATCAACAGTATTTTTTGTTGATGCAAGTGATGATGGAGGTCCGATATTGGTCCAATCACGATCCCTGCCGCTCTCAACGTGGGATGATGAGTTGCGCGATATCAGAAGGTTTGCGGAGAAAACAGATGCAAGAACCCTCCCGCAATTTCGGGAGGCCGCGCAAAGAGAAAGGAATATGCTTTACACATCGCTGGAGCAGGTTTCTGCCAGTATTCAGGAAGTGCTCAGGACGGAAGGAGACTGGCAGATATATCCTTTTGTGGTACATGAGCTGATTGCAAAAGGGAGAGTTGCGCTTGATGACAGAACGGTCTATATTGACGGTGTGCGAATGCCTGCTGAAGGCTGGCAGGTTGATACATATGGATTTGCCGGCAATATAGGTTAA
- the purL gene encoding phosphoribosylformylglycinamidine synthase has translation MMLHFFLERNGNLEYCFNVETSGPLNAQELLILRQLLADGFITESVSTKPVNPDGVDVVELGPRMNFATAYSTNIVAICQTCGLEKVTRIERSRRYLLASGIDRDCFVRENHDRMTEYLYVQPLQTFETGILPEPVFEVPMSEKGPDALLEVPGLAMDEWDRNLYYDYFVKQEGRNPTIVEIRDLDNANSEHSRHGYFRGKQVINGIAMPETLMDIVKSTLKANPSNSIIAFKDNSSGIEGYDCWTIVPEQPGKPAPFNQKKVRYHIIFTAETHNFPTGVAPFPGAETGTGGRIRDVQATGRGGLVVAGTAGYCTANLLIPGYDLPWETESFAYPSSLASSLAMEIRASDGASDYGNKFGEPVVLGFTRSFDQKLPTGERWGWIKKIMFTGGIGQIDARHVEKDEAETGMLIVQVGGPAYGIGVGGGSASSKLQGENAEELDFNAVQRGDAEMEQKMNRVIRACIEMGDSNPIVSVHDQGAGGPANVLKELVEKAGGKIELRRIRLGDPTLSVLKTWIAEFQERCGFLIKPGRIAEFESICEREKVNCEVLGTVTGDGRFVVHDEKDDSTPVNLDLSKVLGNMPQKTFTDERLEYALKPVELPADVSVEAALSRVLRNLAVGSKRFLTNKVDRSVTGLIAQQQCCGPLQLTVGDVAVIAQSHFGLTGAATSIGEQPIKMLVNAKAGARMAVGEALTNIVWAQISSLQDIKCSANWMWAPKLPGEGAALYDAVCAMRDLMIRLGIAVDGGKDSLSMATRVGDEIVKSPRELVISAYATMPDITRVVTPDIKNPGNSRLIFIEIAPHKARLGGSVLAQVYGQVGDESPDVDNPETLKAAFNAIQKLISENLIFAGHDVSDGGIITTLLEMAFAGNCGLNIRMDDPSSPLERLFAEELGAVIECNPSDVPQVMEILDSFRLRSSVIGETTEEKKILVTYNSQKVLENSMCVLREWWEETSYQIERLQMNSLCADQERGNIFDRKVPCYTIPFEPKPTPAHILEVKDKPEIAILREEGSNGDREMTSAFYQAGFSPWDVTMTDLISGHITLERFRGLVAVGGFSYADVPESAKGWAAAIRFHEKLRRMFDDFYARSDTFSLGVCNGCQLFGLLGWVPWPGISDNKQPRFIQNLSGRFESRWVMVKIIESPAIMFKGMTDSTLGVWVAHGEGRLYFPDPTLMDEVRTKRLVPLVFVDDEGRVDGRHPESYPFNPNGSPFGITGLCTQDGRHLAIMPHPERAFLKWQWPWMPSNLNDELKASPWMQMFQNAREWCDVVK, from the coding sequence ATGATGCTACACTTTTTTTTGGAAAGAAATGGAAACCTCGAATATTGCTTTAACGTGGAAACTTCCGGGCCCTTGAATGCCCAGGAACTTTTGATTTTGAGGCAGCTTTTAGCCGACGGTTTTATAACGGAAAGTGTTTCCACGAAGCCGGTCAACCCTGATGGAGTCGATGTGGTAGAGCTTGGCCCGCGGATGAATTTCGCGACAGCCTATTCAACTAATATCGTCGCCATCTGCCAGACCTGCGGGCTTGAAAAGGTTACCCGCATAGAACGTTCCCGACGGTATCTCCTTGCTTCAGGGATTGACAGGGACTGCTTTGTTCGGGAAAATCATGATCGAATGACAGAATACCTGTATGTTCAACCGTTGCAGACGTTTGAAACCGGGATTCTGCCGGAACCTGTTTTTGAGGTTCCTATGTCAGAAAAGGGCCCGGATGCCCTCCTGGAGGTGCCGGGGCTTGCCATGGATGAGTGGGACAGGAATCTCTATTACGATTATTTTGTGAAGCAAGAGGGAAGAAATCCAACAATTGTTGAAATAAGGGATCTGGATAACGCAAACAGTGAACACTCGCGGCACGGCTACTTCAGAGGAAAACAGGTTATAAATGGTATTGCTATGCCGGAAACGCTTATGGATATTGTAAAATCAACTCTAAAAGCGAATCCGTCAAACAGCATCATCGCCTTTAAGGATAATTCAAGCGGGATTGAAGGCTATGACTGCTGGACTATCGTCCCTGAACAACCCGGAAAACCGGCGCCTTTCAATCAAAAGAAGGTTCGTTACCACATCATCTTTACTGCTGAGACACATAATTTTCCCACCGGGGTTGCTCCTTTCCCCGGCGCCGAAACAGGTACGGGCGGGAGGATCCGCGATGTTCAGGCAACAGGTAGAGGCGGTCTGGTGGTTGCCGGAACGGCCGGGTATTGTACCGCAAACCTGCTTATCCCCGGATATGACCTGCCATGGGAAACTGAATCTTTTGCTTATCCGTCGAGTCTCGCTTCTTCTCTGGCGATGGAGATACGGGCAAGCGATGGCGCCAGCGATTACGGAAATAAGTTTGGCGAACCGGTTGTACTCGGGTTTACGCGGTCCTTTGACCAGAAGCTTCCCACCGGAGAACGTTGGGGATGGATAAAGAAAATCATGTTTACGGGCGGCATCGGACAAATCGATGCAAGGCATGTTGAAAAGGACGAAGCTGAAACAGGAATGCTCATTGTCCAGGTAGGCGGCCCTGCTTACGGTATTGGCGTCGGCGGCGGTTCGGCTTCCAGTAAGCTTCAGGGCGAAAATGCGGAAGAGCTGGATTTCAATGCTGTCCAGCGTGGCGATGCAGAGATGGAACAAAAGATGAACCGCGTCATCAGGGCGTGTATTGAAATGGGAGATAGCAATCCTATCGTAAGCGTCCATGACCAGGGGGCAGGCGGTCCGGCAAACGTTCTCAAAGAGCTTGTCGAAAAGGCAGGGGGCAAAATTGAGCTGCGGCGTATCAGGTTGGGAGACCCGACTCTTTCGGTGCTTAAAACCTGGATTGCCGAATTCCAGGAGCGATGCGGTTTTCTGATTAAACCCGGGAGGATTGCAGAATTTGAGTCGATCTGTGAAAGGGAAAAGGTAAATTGCGAAGTTCTCGGGACGGTTACAGGAGACGGCCGCTTTGTTGTGCATGATGAGAAAGATGATTCAACACCTGTAAATCTCGATCTTTCGAAGGTACTCGGCAATATGCCGCAGAAAACCTTCACAGATGAAAGGCTCGAATATGCACTAAAACCCGTTGAATTGCCGGCTGATGTGTCGGTGGAAGCAGCATTGTCCCGTGTGCTTCGCAATCTTGCAGTCGGTTCAAAGAGATTTCTTACGAATAAGGTGGACAGAAGCGTTACCGGTTTAATCGCGCAACAACAATGCTGCGGCCCGCTCCAGTTAACGGTTGGTGATGTGGCTGTGATAGCCCAGAGCCATTTTGGATTAACTGGTGCAGCCACGTCCATAGGCGAGCAGCCGATTAAAATGCTGGTTAATGCAAAAGCAGGCGCGCGGATGGCAGTTGGAGAAGCGCTGACCAATATTGTGTGGGCGCAGATCAGCAGCCTGCAGGATATAAAGTGTTCGGCCAACTGGATGTGGGCGCCAAAGTTGCCCGGAGAGGGTGCGGCGCTTTATGATGCTGTTTGTGCTATGCGGGATCTGATGATTCGATTGGGTATTGCGGTTGATGGCGGAAAAGACAGCCTCTCCATGGCAACCCGTGTGGGAGACGAAATAGTGAAATCTCCCCGCGAGCTTGTTATTTCTGCATACGCGACAATGCCGGATATTACGAGGGTTGTGACCCCTGATATAAAAAACCCGGGCAACAGCCGGCTAATTTTCATTGAAATCGCTCCGCATAAAGCCCGACTTGGGGGTTCGGTTCTGGCGCAGGTTTACGGGCAGGTCGGAGACGAATCACCTGACGTGGATAATCCCGAAACGCTCAAAGCTGCATTCAACGCAATCCAGAAACTGATATCGGAAAATCTCATTTTCGCAGGGCACGACGTGAGCGATGGGGGCATTATCACAACACTTCTGGAAATGGCGTTTGCAGGAAACTGTGGTTTGAACATACGAATGGATGATCCATCAAGCCCCCTTGAAAGACTTTTTGCTGAAGAACTGGGAGCAGTTATCGAGTGTAATCCGAGCGATGTTCCGCAGGTGATGGAGATACTTGATTCCTTCCGTCTGCGCTCCAGCGTTATCGGAGAAACAACTGAGGAAAAGAAGATTCTTGTAACCTATAACTCACAGAAGGTACTTGAAAATAGTATGTGCGTTCTTCGTGAATGGTGGGAAGAAACGTCCTATCAGATCGAGCGCCTTCAGATGAATTCTCTCTGTGCCGATCAGGAAAGAGGGAATATCTTTGACCGCAAAGTTCCGTGCTATACCATCCCTTTTGAACCAAAACCCACACCAGCACATATTCTCGAAGTGAAAGACAAACCGGAGATTGCCATTCTCCGGGAAGAGGGCAGTAACGGCGACCGCGAAATGACATCAGCTTTCTATCAGGCAGGTTTCAGCCCGTGGGATGTGACGATGACTGATCTGATCAGCGGACACATTACCCTGGAACGTTTCAGGGGTCTGGTTGCTGTTGGAGGATTCTCTTACGCCGATGTTCCTGAAAGCGCCAAGGGGTGGGCTGCTGCTATCAGGTTTCACGAAAAGTTGAGGCGAATGTTTGATGATTTTTATGCGCGTTCCGATACATTTTCTTTGGGCGTGTGCAATGGTTGCCAGCTTTTTGGGCTGCTCGGGTGGGTGCCCTGGCCGGGCATCTCTGACAATAAACAGCCGCGCTTTATTCAAAATCTGTCCGGGCGTTTTGAATCGCGCTGGGTGATGGTCAAGATCATAGAAAGTCCGGCAATAATGTTCAAAGGCATGACCGATTCAACACTTGGAGTCTGGGTAGCTCATGGCGAAGGCAGGCTATACTTTCCTGACCCGACACTTATGGACGAGGTACGCACGAAAAGGCTTGTTCCGCTCGTCTTTGTGGACGATGAGGGCCGGGTTGACGGGCGGCATCCGGAAAGCTATCCCTTTAATCCAAACGGCTCACCTTTCGGGATTACGGGACTCTGCACACAGGATGGACGACATCTCGCAATAATGCCTCATCCGGAGCGGGCGTTTCTGAAATGGCAATGGCCGTGGATGCCCTCCAATCTGAACGATGAGCTCAAGGCATCCCCGTGGATGCAAATGTTCCAGAATGCGAGGGAATGGTGCGATGTGGTAAAATGA
- a CDS encoding glycerol dehydrogenase: MKNRGALDPNTIYKKLLDNMEPIQLFVSPSQYIQGRGVINLLGEYLSLCVSGCAGVLITPGRNFALGDIVDRSLKTAGFTVKKTIFQGESTLGEVERVATSFEGPSPADVLIGIGGGKCLDTVRMAASRLGVPAVTIPTTASTDAPTAAHSVIYDEKGVFVSVEFSATSPLMVLADLDIIADAPIRYIVAGMGDAFSTFYEARCCMENPEARTARGARPTMAAMAIARQCRDMLLDYGVAALDEIRDHQTGNSLARIVEANILLSGLGFESGGLAGAHGVAQGLTACDDLHTNCLHGELVAIGTMTQLIMEKRMDEAEQAARFFKDVGLPLHLAQLGFDPLQRGPELDNIVQHSLNVFFIRYEPFEITHSLLRAAILEANEFGKTMGRNMTR, encoded by the coding sequence GTGAAGAATCGAGGCGCTTTAGACCCCAACACAATATATAAAAAGCTCTTGGACAATATGGAACCTATACAGCTTTTTGTATCTCCTTCTCAATACATCCAGGGCCGGGGTGTTATTAATCTGCTCGGAGAGTATTTGTCTCTGTGCGTATCGGGCTGTGCAGGCGTACTCATTACCCCGGGGCGCAATTTTGCACTTGGTGATATTGTTGATAGGAGTCTGAAAACTGCCGGATTTACAGTAAAAAAGACGATCTTTCAGGGTGAATCGACTCTGGGTGAGGTAGAAAGAGTTGCAACCTCTTTTGAGGGCCCAAGTCCTGCAGATGTGCTCATCGGAATCGGCGGAGGCAAATGCCTTGATACTGTAAGAATGGCAGCTTCAAGGCTTGGTGTGCCTGCCGTCACAATTCCTACCACGGCTTCGACTGATGCACCTACAGCGGCACATTCCGTTATCTATGACGAGAAAGGGGTTTTTGTCAGCGTAGAATTCAGCGCAACAAGCCCCCTGATGGTTCTGGCTGATCTTGATATTATTGCTGATGCCCCGATTCGCTATATTGTCGCTGGTATGGGGGATGCCTTTTCCACATTCTATGAGGCGCGTTGCTGTATGGAAAATCCTGAAGCCCGAACCGCAAGAGGCGCCCGACCTACCATGGCGGCCATGGCTATTGCCCGGCAATGCCGTGACATGCTTCTTGATTACGGTGTGGCAGCTCTGGACGAGATCAGGGACCACCAAACGGGGAATTCTCTTGCCCGTATTGTGGAGGCAAATATTCTTCTCAGCGGACTTGGTTTCGAAAGCGGCGGCCTTGCAGGTGCGCACGGTGTGGCACAGGGATTGACGGCTTGCGACGATTTGCACACAAACTGTCTTCATGGAGAGCTCGTGGCAATAGGTACCATGACGCAACTCATAATGGAAAAAAGAATGGATGAGGCTGAGCAGGCAGCCCGATTCTTCAAAGACGTAGGCTTGCCGCTGCATCTCGCTCAGTTGGGTTTTGATCCACTACAACGAGGACCCGAACTGGACAACATTGTTCAGCACAGTCTTAATGTATTTTTTATACGATACGAGCCTTTTGAAATAACGCACAGCTTATTAAGAGCAGCAATCCTCGAAGCAAATGAATTCGGTAAGACCATGGGAAGAAACATGACGAGATAG
- a CDS encoding aspartate kinase, whose amino-acid sequence MKFGGSSVGTPDKIKRCINIVENQIDRKPVIVVSAHGKTTDNLIESAKKALTGTVETENIRHYHQGLAEGLGIERVLIDPLMCDLENLLRGISLIKELTPRTLDHVMSFGERISSLIFAAAMINKGIWAIPVNSYDIGLLTDSCFGSATPLNGIEEEINKNIVNLSGVPVVTGFIAKDKKGNITTLGRSGSDFTASLIGAAVHAEEIQIWKDVDGVMTADPFVCSSAQNIPVMSFSEASELSYYGAEVLHPSTLVPAMKKKIPVKVANTLKPEEAGTMILADSQLVNRIAKSIVYKEDLCLINIVSQKFNSTARLLSSALEILNQQDIGIHIAATSESSVSFVTNQSYPEEVLCRVSTNLEQIGAVSIEKEKTLICVVGEELKGNSKVLGDIFTAVGKTEIKARMVSQSASEINIAFLVDNSQITDIVMHLHAILIGK is encoded by the coding sequence ATGAAATTTGGTGGCAGCTCTGTTGGGACTCCTGATAAAATAAAGAGATGCATTAATATCGTAGAAAACCAGATCGACAGAAAGCCCGTTATTGTGGTCTCTGCTCACGGCAAGACCACAGACAACCTGATTGAATCGGCAAAAAAGGCCCTTACCGGCACAGTGGAGACAGAAAATATCCGGCACTATCATCAAGGGCTTGCCGAAGGTTTAGGGATAGAACGAGTACTTATAGATCCATTAATGTGCGATTTAGAGAACCTGCTACGTGGCATCAGCCTCATAAAAGAATTAACACCGAGAACCCTGGATCATGTGATGTCTTTCGGAGAACGGATTTCTTCCTTGATCTTTGCGGCAGCGATGATTAACAAAGGTATTTGGGCAATTCCTGTAAATTCTTATGATATCGGCTTATTGACTGATTCCTGCTTCGGCAGCGCCACCCCATTAAATGGCATAGAAGAAGAGATCAACAAAAATATTGTGAACCTTTCTGGTGTTCCAGTCGTTACAGGCTTTATCGCCAAGGATAAAAAGGGTAACATCACCACGTTAGGGAGAAGCGGAAGCGATTTTACCGCATCCCTTATCGGTGCGGCAGTTCATGCGGAAGAAATTCAGATCTGGAAAGATGTGGATGGTGTCATGACAGCCGACCCTTTTGTGTGCAGCAGCGCCCAGAATATCCCGGTAATGTCCTTTAGTGAAGCCAGTGAATTATCCTATTACGGTGCAGAAGTCCTCCATCCGTCCACTTTGGTTCCTGCCATGAAAAAGAAGATCCCTGTAAAAGTGGCAAATACTCTTAAGCCGGAAGAAGCGGGGACCATGATTCTGGCAGATTCTCAATTGGTGAACCGTATTGCAAAATCAATCGTTTACAAAGAGGACCTCTGTCTGATCAACATCGTTTCCCAAAAGTTTAACTCTACTGCAAGACTGCTGTCATCGGCTCTGGAGATTCTCAATCAACAGGATATCGGGATTCACATTGCCGCTACGTCAGAATCAAGCGTGTCTTTTGTCACCAATCAATCCTATCCGGAAGAGGTTTTATGCCGGGTATCTACAAACCTGGAACAAATCGGCGCCGTCTCTATTGAAAAAGAGAAAACCCTGATTTGTGTTGTTGGAGAGGAGCTTAAAGGAAATTCAAAAGTTTTAGGGGATATTTTTACTGCTGTTGGCAAAACTGAAATCAAGGCAAGAATGGTTTCTCAAAGCGCATCGGAAATAAATATTGCCTTTTTGGTTGATAATTCCCAAATTACAGACATAGTTATGCATCTGCATGCTATTCTGATCGGAAAATAG
- a CDS encoding class I SAM-dependent methyltransferase, with protein MTPSRCCTLCRSDNTYEFFCGGKIYYRCRQCRLVFLDPQFYLDTIEEKARYDRYENDVGDPDYRSFLSRSFNEVIQQIRPPARGLDFGCGNGPALAVMARKAGYIMKVYDKFYADDRDVLGLTYDFITCTEVAEHLADPAKELGRLWHQLEPGGLLVIQTKRVLDDERFKAWFYRNYPTHITFFAQASFEWLAEQWWAVVYFPHDDVAVFVKKADPT; from the coding sequence ATGACGCCTTCCCGCTGTTGCACGCTTTGTCGATCCGATAACACCTATGAGTTTTTCTGTGGCGGAAAGATTTACTATCGCTGCCGGCAATGTCGATTGGTGTTCCTTGATCCACAGTTCTACCTCGATACTATTGAAGAAAAGGCTCGTTACGATCGTTACGAGAACGATGTAGGGGACCCGGATTATCGTTCCTTTTTGTCACGCTCTTTTAATGAGGTGATCCAGCAAATCAGACCGCCGGCAAGAGGTCTGGATTTTGGTTGTGGAAATGGCCCGGCGCTGGCGGTCATGGCCCGCAAAGCGGGTTATATAATGAAAGTCTATGATAAGTTTTATGCTGATGATCGTGACGTCCTCGGCCTGACCTATGATTTTATAACCTGTACCGAGGTGGCCGAACACCTGGCGGACCCGGCAAAAGAATTGGGCCGCCTGTGGCATCAGCTTGAACCGGGAGGCCTGTTGGTCATACAGACCAAGCGCGTACTCGACGACGAACGGTTCAAGGCCTGGTTTTATCGCAACTATCCGACCCACATTACCTTCTTTGCGCAAGCATCTTTTGAGTGGCTTGCAGAACAATGGTGGGCAGTTGTGTATTTTCCGCATGACGATGTGGCTGTGTTCGTCAAAAAGGCAGACCCCACCTGA